A genome region from Macaca fascicularis isolate 582-1 chromosome 3, T2T-MFA8v1.1 includes the following:
- the LOC135969895 gene encoding thymosin beta-4-like, producing the protein MPDKPDVTEIKKFSKLKLKNTEIQEKNLLPSKEMTE; encoded by the coding sequence ATGCCTGACAAACCCGATGTGACTGAGATCAAGAAATTCAGTAAATTGAAATTAAAGAATAcagaaatacaagagaaaaatcTGCTGCCTTCCAAAGAAATGACAGAATAG